The DNA segment TGTCGCGACGCACCCGGATGATCGGGGCGGTGCTGTGCTCCAGCCGGTGGCCGAGAAAATAGATCGTCAGCAACGGCAGGCCCTGGCGTACCTGGCGGTTTTTGGCTTCATCAAGATTGACGAGGCGCGTGTTGTCCGGGTCGCGGTACTGGCTGCCGAGGTAGCGGCGAAAGCGCATGATGTCGGTGGGGAACTTGGCCTTTTGCAGCTCGATCAGCACCTGACGCTCTTCGCCCTGGGCGTTGCGGATGCGCGCGGCGAAGTCCATCCGGTACACCGTCAGGAAGCGCTCGCCGCCGGCGTCGACCCGGTGGCTGCGTTCCTGGGGACGAAACTCCAGCTCGAGGATTTCTTCGCCGATGATGGTGCCGATCAACAGTTTGGCGGCGATCTGGTCTTCGAGCAGAAACTTGAAAACCACGTCGTACATGGGGTTGGCGATCAACATAGCGGACAGCTCCGTGATGTGAAAGGGCGCCTCAGTGGTGTGCGGCCATGATTGGGAATCATACGGCCAATGGATGCTGTAACGGATCATTTTCCGGTAGACAGGCCGCGATCTTCAGCCTGAACACCCGGCGAAAACCATACAGTGGATGGCGGGCAACGGGTAAAATACGTCGATCATCGTTCAATCCAGCCCGCCGAGACATCATGACCGACGCCGCCGAGTCGCCACGCACCCATTTCATCCGCCAGATCGCCGAGGCGGATCTCGCCTCCGGTACGCATGACCGGATCGTCACCCGCTTTCCGCCCGAGCCGAACGGCTATCTGCACATCGGGCACGCCAAGTCGATCGTGCTCAACTTCGGTCTGGCCGAGTCGCTGGGCGGGATCTGCAATCTGCGCTTCGACGACACCAATCCGCACAAGGAGAACGTCGAATTCGTCGAGGCCATCCAGGCCGACGTGCGCTGGCTCGGGTTCGACTGGGGCGACCGCCTCTATTTCGCCTCGGATTATTTCGAGCAGCTCTATGGCTTCGCGGTCGAGCTGATCGAGAAGGGTCTGGCCTATGTCTGCGATCTGTCGGCCGAAGAGATGCGCGAATATCGCGGCACGCTTACCGAGCCGGGTCGCGACAGTCCCTGGCGTGGGCGTTCGGTGGCCGAGAACCTGGACCTGTTCGCGCGGATGCGGGCCGGCGAGTTCCCGGACGGCTCGCGGACCCTGCGCGCCAAGATCGACATGGGCTCGCCCAACATCAATCTGCGCGATCCGGTGCTCTACCGGATCAAGCATGGCGTGGTGCATCACCAGACCGGCACCGCCTGGTGTCTGTATCCGACCTACGACTATACGCACCCGATCTCGGACGCGCTGGAAGGCATCACGCACTCGCTCTGCACCCTGGAGTTCGAGGACCATCGTCCGCTCTACGACTGGGTGATCGCCAACGTCTCGGTACCGAGCCGTCCGCGCCAGATCGAGTTCAGCCGGCTCAATCTCGAATACACCGTGATGAGCAAGCGCCGCCTGACCGATCTGGTCGGCGAGGGGCATGTCGACGGCTGGGACGATCCGCGTATGCCCACGCTCGCCGGACTGCGTCGGCGCGGTTATACCCCGGCGGCGATCCGCGTCTTCTGCGAGCGCATCGGCATCACCAAGTCCGACAATCGCGTCGAGATGGCGATGCTGGAGAACGCCATCCGCGAGGATCTGGATGCCCATGCTCCGCGCCGGCTGGCGGTCCTGAATCCGCTCAAGGTTGTGCTCACCAACTATCCGGAGGATCGGACCGAGAGCATCGAGCTGGCCAATCATCCCAAGGATCCCGAGCTGGGCACGCGCACGCTGCCCTTCGCGCGTGAGGTCTATATC comes from the Allochromatium tepidum genome and includes:
- a CDS encoding glutamine--tRNA ligase/YqeY domain fusion protein; amino-acid sequence: MTDAAESPRTHFIRQIAEADLASGTHDRIVTRFPPEPNGYLHIGHAKSIVLNFGLAESLGGICNLRFDDTNPHKENVEFVEAIQADVRWLGFDWGDRLYFASDYFEQLYGFAVELIEKGLAYVCDLSAEEMREYRGTLTEPGRDSPWRGRSVAENLDLFARMRAGEFPDGSRTLRAKIDMGSPNINLRDPVLYRIKHGVVHHQTGTAWCLYPTYDYTHPISDALEGITHSLCTLEFEDHRPLYDWVIANVSVPSRPRQIEFSRLNLEYTVMSKRRLTDLVGEGHVDGWDDPRMPTLAGLRRRGYTPAAIRVFCERIGITKSDNRVEMAMLENAIREDLDAHAPRRLAVLNPLKVVLTNYPEDRTESIELANHPKDPELGTRTLPFAREVYIDRADFEETPPKGFKRLIPGGEVRLRGAYVIRCDEVVKNADGEIVELHCWADLDTLGKNPEGRKVKGVIHWVAAEQAVAAEVRLYDRLFNVPMPGAGGSDYRADLNPESRQVLTGAMLEPNLRGVLPGERFQFEREGYFVADPDSTSERPVFNLTVGLRDTWGKSNH